A single genomic interval of Methyloceanibacter caenitepidi harbors:
- a CDS encoding F0F1 ATP synthase subunit epsilon translates to MPDPFKFELVSPEKLLFSGDVEQVLVPGAEGDMTIMAKHAPLITTLRPGLLEIDFPGGKRQRFFAQGGFAEVIPAGLTVLAETAIDLDEMDPSELAQSIKNAEEDVADLSGEAKDKAQMTLEHLRQVQSALGA, encoded by the coding sequence TTGCTGTTCTCGGGCGACGTTGAGCAGGTGCTCGTGCCGGGCGCCGAGGGCGACATGACCATCATGGCTAAGCACGCCCCGCTCATCACGACGCTGCGCCCCGGGTTGCTCGAGATCGACTTCCCGGGCGGCAAGCGTCAGCGCTTCTTTGCGCAGGGCGGTTTCGCCGAAGTGATCCCGGCCGGGCTCACTGTTCTGGCGGAGACGGCGATCGATCTGGACGAGATGGACCCGTCCGAGCTCGCACAGTCGATCAAGAATGCAGAGGAAGATGTTGCTGACCTCTCGGGCGAAGCCAAGGACAAGGCTCAGATGACGCTCGAGCATCTTCGGCAAGTGCAGTCGGCCTTGGGCGCATAA
- a CDS encoding RNA pyrophosphohydrolase, which produces MTDSTSLPYRPCAGVMLLNADGHVFVGRRPDRGDGDAEGRGKWWQMPQGGIDKGEAPEDAARRELWEETGVREVTFLAQTEDWLVYDLPPELVGVAWKGKYRGQKQMWFAARFEGPESDIDLRPRPDHKAEFDAWRWVPMAELPSLVVPFKQAVYTAVVDAFSHLVSK; this is translated from the coding sequence ATGACCGATTCGACCAGTCTTCCCTACCGGCCGTGCGCGGGCGTGATGCTGTTGAATGCGGACGGGCACGTCTTCGTCGGACGGCGTCCCGACCGTGGCGACGGGGATGCCGAGGGACGCGGGAAATGGTGGCAGATGCCGCAAGGGGGCATCGACAAGGGCGAGGCGCCTGAGGACGCTGCCCGGCGCGAGCTGTGGGAGGAGACCGGCGTCCGTGAGGTCACGTTTCTCGCGCAGACCGAGGACTGGCTCGTCTACGATCTGCCGCCGGAACTCGTGGGCGTGGCCTGGAAGGGCAAGTATCGCGGTCAGAAACAGATGTGGTTCGCCGCGCGCTTCGAGGGACCTGAGAGCGATATCGATCTGCGGCCACGTCCCGATCACAAGGCGGAGTTCGACGCGTGGCGTTGGGTGCCCATGGCCGAATTGCCGTCATTGGTGGTGCCGTTCAAGCAGGCCGTCTACACCGCCGTCGTCGACGCGTTCTCCCATCTCGTCAGCAAATAG
- a CDS encoding divergent polysaccharide deacetylase family protein: MKALAVASGIIFWTLVIGVIALIFLSGPEPAEVVQIESAPAEAPAAASPGGIMPPPGFSVTAPRIQAPPAQVSPPGMAPPGQGPATAPAAPQMPAAPAAPAFPGQSGAVDDKDENVAQASERGGNVALASLVPGIDRSADEPLPEAPLPAIVEDSPYGPLPKVAADGSRPADVYARPSDYADVEGGPPRVAVLLNGLGVPGDQDGDIIKGLPPPVSLAYGAYGRGLQERVTDARAAGHEVFLAIPLEPNDYPTNDPGPHALLTSLPPKDNIKRLQWAMSRYSGYIGVTNYMGAKFQSDLGSVAPVFEELKRRGLLYLSDGSTDAAVTKRVASALELEYDVADVQLDAGRIDSQLAKLEAAAKENGAAIGVAKAAPGTVKQITDWAGSLESKGLVLVPVSAAFQARRQS, encoded by the coding sequence ATGAAGGCCCTAGCCGTTGCGTCGGGGATAATATTCTGGACCTTGGTGATTGGCGTCATTGCGCTGATCTTTCTGTCGGGACCCGAGCCCGCGGAAGTCGTCCAGATCGAGTCGGCGCCGGCCGAGGCGCCAGCGGCAGCGAGTCCGGGCGGAATCATGCCGCCGCCGGGTTTTTCCGTGACAGCTCCGCGGATTCAAGCGCCGCCCGCCCAGGTTTCGCCTCCGGGAATGGCGCCGCCCGGTCAGGGCCCCGCTACGGCGCCGGCTGCGCCTCAAATGCCCGCGGCGCCGGCAGCACCGGCGTTTCCCGGTCAGAGCGGCGCGGTTGACGACAAAGACGAGAACGTTGCGCAGGCTTCGGAGCGTGGCGGCAATGTCGCCCTCGCGAGCCTTGTGCCGGGGATCGACCGGTCGGCTGACGAGCCGCTGCCCGAGGCCCCGCTGCCCGCCATCGTCGAAGACTCCCCCTACGGCCCCTTGCCGAAAGTCGCCGCCGACGGAAGCCGTCCAGCGGATGTCTATGCGCGGCCGTCCGACTATGCCGACGTCGAGGGCGGTCCGCCACGAGTTGCCGTGCTCCTCAACGGTTTAGGGGTGCCGGGGGACCAAGACGGCGACATCATCAAGGGACTGCCGCCGCCAGTCAGTCTCGCATACGGCGCCTATGGGCGCGGGCTCCAAGAGCGCGTAACAGACGCTCGCGCGGCCGGGCACGAGGTCTTCCTCGCAATTCCCCTGGAGCCCAACGACTACCCGACGAACGACCCCGGCCCCCACGCTCTCCTCACCTCACTCCCCCCAAAAGACAACATCAAGCGCCTGCAATGGGCGATGTCGCGCTATTCAGGCTATATCGGCGTGACGAACTATATGGGGGCGAAGTTCCAATCCGACCTCGGCTCGGTCGCCCCGGTCTTCGAAGAACTCAAGCGCCGGGGCCTCCTGTATCTGTCTGATGGCTCAACGGACGCCGCTGTGACAAAAAGGGTCGCCTCCGCCCTCGAGCTCGAATACGACGTCGCCGACGTCCAACTCGATGCCGGCCGGATCGACAGCCAGCTCGCCAAACTCGAGGCGGCCGCGAAGGAAAACGGGGCCGCGATCGGAGTCGCGAAGGCGGCGCCCGGCACCGTCAAGCAGATCACCGATTGGGCCGGCTCGCTGGAAAGCAAGGGGCTTGTCCTCGTGCCGGTGAGCGCCGCCTTCCAGGCGCGGCGGCAAAGCTGA
- a CDS encoding S41 family peptidase encodes MMRKSEYALWALLVVAVIAAGSTMVSLARSPSAEAANSEIYKQLDLFGEVLERVRKGYVEEPENEKLIESAINGMLAALDPHSAYLNLDNYEDMRVQTKGRFGGLGIEVTMEDGLVKVISPIADTPADKAGILSGDLITKIDDENVRGMNLQDAVEKMRGEVDTPITLMILREGQDDLMKFTFNRGMIEINPVKYSAEGGDVGYIRITSFNEQTTEKLVKAVNDLKEELGPNLKGYIIDLRNNPGGLLDQAIAVSDAFLDQGAIVSTRGRNNEDVQKEFARKGDITDGKPIVVLINGGSASASEIVAGALKDLKRATVIGTQSFGKGSVQTIIPLGSANGALRLTTARYYTPKNVSIQAKGITPDIVVEEELPEDIKKREELIGTRGEANLRGHLKNEGLEEGKEEKSGSSSYVPEDKTKDTQLIYGLEILRGTKSVDTELKQKAEAPSKSEAAN; translated from the coding sequence ATGATGCGGAAGTCCGAATACGCTTTATGGGCGCTACTGGTGGTTGCGGTTATTGCCGCTGGCTCGACAATGGTGAGCCTGGCGCGGAGCCCTTCGGCCGAAGCCGCGAATTCGGAGATCTACAAGCAGCTCGACCTGTTTGGCGAGGTCTTGGAGCGTGTCCGTAAGGGCTATGTGGAAGAGCCCGAGAACGAGAAGCTCATCGAGTCGGCCATTAATGGCATGCTCGCCGCACTCGATCCGCACTCCGCATATCTGAATCTCGACAACTACGAAGACATGCGGGTCCAGACCAAGGGCCGCTTCGGCGGTCTCGGGATCGAGGTCACGATGGAAGACGGCCTCGTGAAGGTCATCTCGCCGATTGCCGACACGCCCGCCGACAAGGCCGGAATCCTGAGCGGCGACCTGATCACCAAGATCGACGACGAGAACGTGCGGGGCATGAACCTGCAAGACGCGGTTGAGAAGATGCGGGGCGAGGTGGATACGCCGATCACCCTCATGATTCTCCGCGAGGGTCAGGACGACTTGATGAAGTTCACCTTCAACCGCGGGATGATCGAGATCAATCCGGTCAAGTACAGCGCCGAGGGCGGCGATGTTGGCTATATCCGGATCACGTCCTTCAACGAGCAGACGACGGAGAAGCTCGTCAAGGCGGTCAACGACCTCAAGGAAGAGCTCGGTCCGAACCTCAAGGGATACATCATCGACCTGCGCAACAATCCCGGCGGCCTGCTCGATCAGGCGATCGCCGTCTCGGACGCGTTCCTGGATCAGGGGGCGATCGTTTCGACGCGCGGCCGCAACAACGAGGATGTCCAGAAGGAGTTCGCGCGGAAAGGCGATATCACCGACGGTAAGCCGATTGTCGTGCTGATCAACGGCGGCTCCGCGTCGGCTTCCGAGATCGTCGCTGGTGCGCTCAAGGATCTGAAGCGCGCGACCGTCATTGGGACGCAGTCCTTCGGCAAGGGCTCGGTTCAGACGATCATCCCGCTGGGATCGGCGAATGGTGCGCTCCGGCTCACCACGGCGCGGTACTACACGCCGAAGAATGTCTCGATCCAGGCCAAGGGCATCACCCCCGACATCGTGGTCGAGGAGGAGCTTCCGGAGGACATCAAGAAGCGGGAAGAGCTCATCGGTACGCGCGGCGAAGCCAATCTGCGCGGCCACCTCAAGAACGAGGGATTGGAGGAGGGCAAAGAGGAGAAATCCGGCTCCTCTTCCTATGTTCCCGAGGACAAGACGAAGGATACGCAGCTCATCTACGGTTTGGAGATTCTGCGCGGCACCAAGTCTGTCGATACGGAGCTGAAGCAGAAAGCCGAGGCCCCAAGCAAGTCAGAGGCCGCGAACTAG
- a CDS encoding murein hydrolase activator EnvC family protein has protein sequence MAHNERSTFTTRNIRAALLVGALLIVPTSVVHGQDDLTRDEAKKRLDETEQELESSRVRAEGLTKDLAALAEERARLRTELIEAGKRVQASEATLSETESELAELTAQVNVMQTSIDERKAAIVTMLSAMQRIGRTPPPAIVTRRDDALKVVRGAMLLAEVYPELKYQADSLTESLQDLSAVEERVRAERDAQRREADQLAAEQARLDELIAAKQSREAQDQEELASLTESAQTLASEVETLNDLVEKLDEKIAKAEVAQYDAEVEAEKALRERLKQEVMATPANERVVELKPDSKKVAFADPARMTPVTPFGDAKGSLRLPAQGERLQRFGDKDSAGVAIQGVAMQTREEARVTAPADGWVVYSGPFRSYGQLLIINAGGGYHILLAGMSRIDVSLGQFVLAGEPIAVMGKSPAPDSSGGQSSRPVLYVEFRKDGRPIDPGPWWAEASGKVQG, from the coding sequence ATGGCGCACAACGAGCGATCGACTTTCACCACTCGGAACATTCGCGCCGCCCTGCTTGTTGGGGCGCTGCTCATCGTGCCTACGAGCGTCGTGCACGGCCAAGACGATCTCACGCGGGACGAAGCCAAGAAGCGTCTCGACGAGACAGAACAGGAGTTGGAATCCAGCCGGGTGAGGGCCGAGGGCCTGACGAAGGACCTCGCCGCGCTGGCAGAAGAAAGGGCACGGCTCAGGACCGAGCTGATCGAGGCCGGCAAACGCGTTCAGGCGAGCGAGGCGACGCTCTCCGAAACCGAAAGCGAACTTGCCGAACTCACCGCGCAGGTGAACGTGATGCAAACCTCGATCGATGAGCGGAAGGCCGCGATTGTCACTATGCTGAGCGCCATGCAGAGGATTGGACGAACGCCGCCCCCGGCGATCGTTACGAGACGCGACGATGCGCTGAAGGTCGTTCGGGGCGCGATGCTGCTTGCCGAAGTCTATCCCGAACTCAAGTACCAGGCGGACAGCCTTACCGAAAGCCTGCAGGATCTGTCCGCGGTCGAAGAACGCGTCCGCGCCGAGCGCGATGCGCAGCGGCGCGAGGCCGACCAGCTTGCGGCCGAGCAGGCGCGCCTCGACGAGCTCATTGCCGCAAAGCAATCCAGGGAAGCGCAGGACCAGGAGGAGCTTGCCTCCTTGACCGAGTCCGCACAAACGCTGGCTTCGGAGGTCGAGACTCTCAACGATTTGGTCGAGAAACTCGACGAGAAGATCGCCAAGGCGGAAGTGGCGCAGTACGACGCCGAGGTCGAAGCCGAGAAGGCGCTGCGGGAACGGCTCAAGCAGGAGGTCATGGCCACGCCCGCCAACGAGCGTGTGGTCGAGCTCAAGCCGGATTCGAAAAAAGTCGCCTTTGCCGATCCGGCCCGGATGACGCCGGTCACGCCTTTTGGCGATGCCAAGGGTAGCCTACGCCTGCCAGCGCAAGGGGAGAGACTCCAGCGCTTCGGCGACAAGGATTCTGCCGGTGTTGCGATTCAAGGCGTAGCGATGCAGACCCGCGAGGAAGCCCGCGTCACGGCCCCGGCGGACGGCTGGGTTGTCTATTCGGGCCCGTTCCGGTCCTATGGCCAACTCTTGATCATCAATGCTGGCGGGGGCTATCATATTTTGCTCGCGGGGATGAGCCGTATTGACGTTAGCCTCGGCCAATTCGTTCTTGCCGGCGAGCCGATCGCCGTCATGGGCAAATCACCGGCTCCGGATAGTTCCGGCGGCCAAAGTTCACGCCCCGTCCTCTATGTGGAATTCAGAAAGGACGGACGGCCTATAGACCCCGGCCCATGGTGGGCCGAGGCATCCGGGAAGGTGCAAGGATGA
- the rlmH gene encoding 23S rRNA (pseudouridine(1915)-N(3))-methyltransferase RlmH encodes MRLLIAAVGKLKQGPERELCTHYLDRAEALGRSLGLSPLTSIELSESRAPEAAARRCAEAEALLAKIPNHFTIVCLDPGGEMRSSEAFASSLGAWRDDAAAPGVAFVLGGPDGHGQPVLDRASRSLSLGPMTLPHGLARIVFAEQLYRAMTILAGHPYHRA; translated from the coding sequence GTGCGTCTGCTGATCGCCGCGGTCGGTAAGCTCAAGCAGGGACCGGAGCGAGAGCTCTGTACCCATTATCTCGACCGGGCTGAAGCGCTCGGCCGCAGCCTCGGTCTGTCGCCGCTGACATCGATCGAGTTGTCCGAATCGCGCGCGCCCGAAGCCGCCGCACGGCGGTGCGCCGAGGCAGAGGCTCTGCTGGCGAAAATCCCCAACCACTTCACCATCGTCTGTCTGGACCCCGGCGGCGAGATGCGCTCCAGCGAGGCCTTCGCCAGCAGCCTCGGCGCCTGGCGGGACGATGCCGCCGCCCCAGGTGTGGCCTTCGTGCTCGGCGGCCCTGACGGGCATGGCCAACCAGTCCTTGACCGGGCCTCCCGGTCGCTGTCTTTGGGACCTATGACGCTGCCCCACGGGCTCGCGCGGATCGTTTTTGCCGAGCAGCTCTACCGGGCCATGACGATCTTGGCGGGGCACCCGTATCACCGGGCTTGA
- the rsfS gene encoding ribosome silencing factor: MRSPSEGTVNGTPPSGLASFSAEPGRLLKIVTDTLDGAKAEDVAVIDLEGKTSIGDYMVVASGRSQRHVGAVADHLIKALKDAGYGRARVEGLPQGDWVLIDAGEVIVHLFRPEVREFYNLEKMWSADRPMERMVV, from the coding sequence ATGCGCTCACCTAGCGAGGGTACCGTGAACGGTACGCCTCCATCCGGACTGGCGTCATTCAGCGCCGAGCCGGGAAGACTGCTCAAGATCGTGACCGACACGCTCGACGGCGCCAAAGCCGAAGACGTCGCGGTGATCGATTTGGAAGGAAAGACTTCGATTGGCGACTACATGGTTGTCGCCTCGGGTCGTTCGCAGCGGCATGTCGGCGCCGTAGCCGACCATCTCATCAAAGCGCTCAAAGATGCTGGCTATGGCCGTGCGCGCGTCGAAGGACTTCCCCAAGGGGACTGGGTCCTGATCGATGCGGGCGAGGTCATCGTCCATCTCTTTCGGCCGGAGGTTCGTGAGTTCTACAACCTCGAAAAGATGTGGTCCGCGGATCGGCCCATGGAGCGAATGGTGGTCTGA
- a CDS encoding nicotinate-nucleotide adenylyltransferase, translating into MRIGLLGGSFNPAHEAHRQISLAALKRLGLDQVWWLVTAGNPLKDVSILPPVAERVRAARAIADHPRIKVTGFDGGTGSPFTADLLAAFVQRYSGVHFVWLMGADNLATVHRWKAWPEIFELVPIAVLDRPGYRLKARAGKAAHRFAGAYIDETDALGLALLRPPAWTILTHRLSGLSSTALRENVLESD; encoded by the coding sequence ATGCGGATCGGTCTCCTTGGCGGATCCTTCAACCCTGCCCACGAGGCACATCGCCAAATCAGCCTTGCGGCTCTGAAGCGGCTGGGGCTCGACCAGGTCTGGTGGCTGGTGACGGCGGGCAATCCTCTGAAGGACGTCTCCATCCTGCCGCCGGTCGCGGAACGGGTGCGCGCCGCGCGGGCCATCGCGGACCATCCGCGGATCAAAGTCACGGGCTTCGATGGCGGAACGGGCTCACCCTTCACCGCCGATCTGCTCGCGGCGTTCGTGCAGCGCTATTCGGGCGTCCACTTCGTTTGGCTGATGGGGGCGGACAACCTCGCCACGGTCCACCGCTGGAAGGCTTGGCCCGAGATCTTCGAGCTTGTGCCGATCGCCGTTCTGGACCGGCCCGGCTATCGCCTCAAGGCGCGCGCGGGCAAGGCCGCGCATCGCTTCGCCGGCGCCTATATCGACGAGACGGACGCGCTGGGCCTCGCGCTCCTGCGCCCTCCGGCTTGGACCATACTCACCCATCGCCTGTCGGGGCTCTCGTCGACCGCCCTTCGCGAAAATGTCTTGGAATCGGACTAG
- a CDS encoding glutamate-5-semialdehyde dehydrogenase produces the protein MLYMGRLARAAAAELAVATTEQKNAALEAMAAALEAGTDKILSANAKDLEAAEKNGRDAAFLDRLRLDEGRVAAMASGIREVAALPDPVGQTIASWTRPNGLEIARVRVPLGVIGMIYESRPNVTADASALCLKSGNAVILRSGSDSFLTSLVIANILTDAIKSAGLPGEAIQLVPSVDRQAVGFILSGLGGAVDVIVPRGGKSLVERVQTEARVPVFAHLEGNCHVYVDETAPLDMARDIVVNAKMRRTGICGAAETLLVSRAAVDTHLTPIVDALIEAGCEVRGDPDTQHTDSRVKTATDEDWDTEYLAPIIAVKVVDDLNEAIAHIDAHSSHHTEAIVTNDEAAAATFLARVDSAIVLHNASTQFADGGEFGMGAEIGIATGRFHARGPVGVEQLTTFKYVVRGQGQTRP, from the coding sequence ATGCTCTACATGGGCCGCCTCGCCCGCGCGGCCGCGGCCGAACTCGCCGTGGCGACGACGGAGCAGAAGAATGCCGCGCTCGAGGCGATGGCGGCTGCCCTCGAGGCGGGCACCGATAAAATTCTCAGCGCCAACGCCAAGGATCTGGAGGCGGCCGAAAAGAACGGTCGCGATGCCGCCTTTCTCGACCGGCTGCGGCTCGACGAAGGCCGCGTGGCGGCCATGGCCTCTGGGATCCGCGAGGTTGCTGCACTGCCCGATCCGGTCGGCCAGACGATCGCGTCCTGGACGCGGCCCAACGGGCTCGAGATCGCGCGGGTTCGTGTGCCGCTCGGCGTCATCGGCATGATCTACGAGAGCCGTCCGAACGTGACAGCGGACGCGTCCGCGCTGTGCCTCAAATCCGGCAACGCGGTGATTTTGCGGTCGGGCTCCGACAGCTTCCTGACGTCGCTCGTGATCGCCAATATTTTGACTGACGCGATCAAGTCCGCGGGTCTCCCCGGCGAAGCCATTCAGCTGGTGCCGTCGGTGGACCGTCAGGCCGTTGGGTTCATTCTCAGCGGTCTCGGCGGGGCCGTCGACGTGATTGTGCCCCGGGGCGGCAAAAGCCTCGTGGAGCGGGTCCAAACGGAAGCGCGCGTGCCGGTGTTCGCGCATCTGGAGGGCAACTGCCACGTCTATGTGGACGAGACCGCGCCGCTCGACATGGCGCGGGACATCGTGGTCAACGCCAAGATGCGCCGGACCGGCATTTGCGGCGCGGCGGAGACGCTGCTGGTCTCCCGCGCCGCCGTCGACACCCATCTCACGCCGATCGTCGATGCGCTGATAGAAGCGGGGTGCGAGGTGCGCGGCGATCCAGATACGCAGCATACGGATAGTCGCGTCAAGACGGCGACGGATGAAGATTGGGACACCGAATATCTCGCGCCCATCATCGCCGTCAAAGTCGTCGACGACCTCAACGAAGCTATCGCTCATATCGACGCGCACAGCTCGCACCATACCGAAGCGATCGTCACGAACGACGAAGCGGCCGCGGCGACGTTTCTGGCGCGCGTCGACAGCGCCATCGTCTTGCACAATGCCTCGACCCAGTTCGCCGACGGCGGCGAGTTCGGCATGGGGGCGGAGATCGGCATTGCCACAGGCCGCTTCCATGCGCGCGGTCCTGTCGGCGTCGAGCAACTCACCACGTTCAAATATGTGGTGCGCGGGCAGGGCCAGACCCGGCCTTGA
- the proB gene encoding glutamate 5-kinase encodes MRSEWAEAHRIVVKIGSALLVDNTAGVLRAAWLDALCDDIADLRRQGKEVILVSSGAIALGRNVLKLPKGPLKLEDSQASAAVGQIHLAHAYESAFRARGLAAAQVLVTLGDTEERRRYLNARSTISTLLKLGAVPVVNENDTVATNEIRYGDNDRLAARVASMMSADCLVLLSDVDGFYTAPPGSSSDARRLDVVPEITAEIEAMAGDVGSELSRGGMVTKIEAAKIAVGAGTNMVIASGKVLNPLQVLASTGVCTWFLAHSDPVTARKRWIGGTLEPRGAVIVDSGAAKALASGKSLLPAGVTEIVGQFERGDAVAIRGPEGTEIGRGLIAYGHADAAAIIGRKSGEIADILGYLGRPELIHRDDMSLRKKGF; translated from the coding sequence ATGAGGTCCGAATGGGCGGAGGCGCACCGGATCGTGGTCAAGATCGGCTCCGCGCTGTTGGTCGACAATACGGCCGGTGTCTTGCGCGCGGCTTGGCTCGACGCGTTGTGCGACGATATCGCGGACCTTCGCCGCCAGGGCAAGGAAGTGATCCTCGTTTCGTCGGGTGCGATCGCGCTCGGGCGCAATGTGCTCAAGCTGCCCAAGGGTCCGCTCAAGCTCGAAGACAGCCAGGCTTCGGCGGCGGTCGGGCAGATCCATCTGGCCCACGCTTATGAAAGCGCGTTCCGGGCGCGGGGCCTTGCGGCCGCGCAGGTCCTGGTGACTTTGGGCGACACGGAAGAGCGGCGACGGTACCTCAATGCCCGCAGTACGATTTCGACGCTCCTCAAGCTCGGCGCGGTCCCCGTCGTCAACGAGAACGACACGGTCGCCACCAACGAGATTCGCTACGGCGACAACGACAGGCTGGCCGCGCGCGTCGCATCGATGATGAGCGCCGATTGTCTTGTGCTGCTCTCGGACGTGGACGGCTTCTACACGGCCCCGCCGGGATCATCCTCGGACGCGCGGCGGCTCGACGTGGTGCCGGAGATCACGGCCGAGATCGAGGCGATGGCCGGCGACGTCGGGTCCGAACTGTCGCGCGGCGGCATGGTCACGAAAATCGAAGCGGCCAAGATCGCGGTGGGCGCCGGCACGAACATGGTGATCGCCAGTGGCAAGGTGCTGAACCCGCTGCAGGTCTTGGCCTCGACCGGGGTCTGCACCTGGTTCTTGGCCCACTCGGATCCCGTGACCGCGCGGAAACGCTGGATCGGTGGTACGCTGGAGCCCCGCGGCGCGGTGATCGTCGATTCCGGCGCGGCCAAGGCGTTGGCGTCCGGCAAGAGCCTGTTACCGGCCGGCGTCACGGAGATCGTCGGTCAGTTCGAACGCGGCGACGCGGTGGCCATCCGCGGCCCCGAAGGCACCGAAATCGGCCGTGGGCTGATTGCCTACGGCCATGCGGACGCCGCGGCGATCATCGGGCGCAAGAGCGGTGAAATTGCCGACATTCTCGGCTATCTTGGCCGTCCGGAGTTGATCCACCGCGACGACATGAGCCTCAGGAAGAAGGGCTTCTAA
- the obgE gene encoding GTPase ObgE, whose translation MQFLDSAKVFVRSGDGGNGCVSFRREKYVEFGGPNGGDGGRGGDVVIECVANLNTLLDFRYQQHFKAKKGGNGMGSNRTGAKGADVVLKVPPGTQILDEDGDTLIADMTEPGTRLVLLHGGNGGFGNAHFKTSTNQAPRRANPGQPGEEMYIWLRLKLIGDAGIVGLPNAGKSTFLATVSAAKPKVADYPFTTLHPNLGVVRFGGLDFVLADIPGLIEGAHEGAGIGDRFLGHVERTAVLLHLVDATEHDPVEAYGIVRTELESYGAGLDGKPEVLALSKIDAVDADDLKEKSRALEAVAGVKPLFVSAATGKGIPEVLAALAREVETMRAAAAQESLPRTEDGWRP comes from the coding sequence ATGCAATTTCTCGATTCCGCAAAAGTCTTCGTCCGCTCCGGTGATGGCGGCAACGGGTGCGTGAGCTTCCGGCGGGAGAAGTATGTCGAGTTCGGCGGTCCCAACGGAGGCGACGGGGGACGGGGCGGCGATGTGGTCATCGAATGCGTGGCCAACCTGAACACGCTTTTGGACTTCCGCTACCAGCAGCATTTCAAAGCCAAGAAGGGCGGCAACGGGATGGGCTCCAACCGCACCGGGGCCAAAGGTGCCGACGTCGTGCTGAAGGTGCCGCCGGGCACCCAGATTCTCGATGAGGACGGAGACACGCTGATTGCGGATATGACCGAGCCGGGAACGCGGCTGGTCCTGCTCCATGGCGGCAATGGCGGGTTCGGCAACGCGCATTTCAAGACGTCGACGAACCAGGCGCCCCGGCGCGCCAATCCCGGTCAGCCCGGCGAGGAGATGTATATCTGGCTGCGGCTCAAGCTGATCGGCGATGCGGGCATCGTCGGGCTGCCCAACGCCGGCAAGTCTACCTTTCTGGCGACGGTGAGTGCTGCCAAGCCCAAGGTTGCCGACTATCCGTTCACGACGCTCCACCCCAATCTCGGTGTGGTGCGCTTCGGCGGGCTCGATTTTGTGCTGGCGGACATTCCAGGCCTGATCGAGGGCGCGCATGAAGGGGCGGGGATCGGCGACCGCTTCCTCGGCCATGTGGAGCGCACAGCCGTCCTGTTGCATCTCGTGGATGCCACCGAGCACGATCCCGTCGAAGCCTACGGAATCGTCCGAACCGAGCTCGAATCCTACGGCGCCGGGCTCGACGGCAAGCCCGAGGTGCTGGCGTTGTCCAAGATCGATGCGGTCGATGCCGACGATCTGAAAGAGAAGTCTCGCGCGCTAGAAGCCGTCGCCGGCGTCAAGCCGCTGTTCGTCTCAGCCGCCACGGGCAAAGGCATACCCGAGGTTCTGGCCGCACTTGCCCGTGAGGTCGAGACCATGCGCGCTGCTGCCGCTCAAGAATCGCTGCCCCGCACCGAGGATGGGTGGCGGCCATGA
- a CDS encoding GNAT family N-acetyltransferase, translating to MQIRTQRLNLRPLDHSDAAAMSLLAGDFDVACMTGTIPHPYSETAARAWVDRVGQGEEGVVFAVTRDGRLIGCSGYMPMDADHAELGYWIGKPYWGAGYATEAVRAVIAHAFDTHGFTYIRAGHFVDNSGSQRVLGKLGFTSEGEETRDCVARGEQVACLTYRLERARAATALQHP from the coding sequence ATGCAAATCAGAACGCAACGGCTGAACCTGCGGCCGCTCGACCATTCGGACGCCGCGGCCATGAGCCTGCTCGCCGGCGATTTCGACGTGGCATGCATGACCGGCACCATACCGCACCCCTATAGCGAGACGGCGGCCCGCGCCTGGGTCGATCGTGTCGGCCAGGGGGAGGAGGGGGTCGTGTTCGCCGTGACGCGCGACGGCAGGCTGATCGGCTGCTCCGGCTACATGCCCATGGACGCCGATCATGCGGAGCTCGGCTACTGGATCGGGAAGCCCTATTGGGGCGCCGGCTATGCGACCGAGGCCGTGCGCGCTGTGATCGCCCATGCCTTCGACACCCATGGCTTCACCTATATCCGGGCCGGCCATTTCGTCGACAATTCCGGCTCGCAGCGCGTGCTCGGCAAGCTCGGCTTCACGTCCGAGGGCGAGGAGACCCGCGACTGCGTGGCGCGCGGCGAGCAGGTCGCCTGTCTCACCTATCGGCTGGAGCGGGCCCGGGCGGCAACCGCGCTCCAGCATCCGTAG
- the rpmA gene encoding 50S ribosomal protein L27 — MAHKKAGGSSRNGRDSAGRRLGVKKSGGSKVIAGNIIIRQRGTKWHNGDGVGIGKDHTLFALVDGEVEFATKAKGRTYVSVKPDAS, encoded by the coding sequence ATGGCACATAAGAAGGCAGGCGGCTCCTCACGCAACGGCCGCGATTCAGCGGGACGGCGCCTCGGCGTCAAGAAGTCGGGCGGCTCGAAGGTCATCGCCGGCAACATTATCATTCGTCAGCGTGGCACCAAGTGGCACAATGGCGACGGTGTCGGCATCGGCAAGGACCACACGCTGTTCGCGCTCGTCGACGGCGAGGTTGAATTTGCGACCAAGGCCAAGGGCCGCACCTACGTATCGGTGAAGCCGGACGCCTCGTAA